A genomic stretch from Solanum stenotomum isolate F172 chromosome 8, ASM1918654v1, whole genome shotgun sequence includes:
- the LOC125874987 gene encoding auxin-responsive protein IAA14-like encodes MDLNLKETELCLGMPGVGGDHNIKKRGFSQTVDLKLNLDNPSININNTSSNLKPPTKAQVVGWPPVRSFRKNIMCQKGNNNVEISEKGEKTIAFVKVSMDGAPYLRKVDLKMYKSYQQLSDSLTKMFSSFTMGNYGSQGMIDFMNERKLMDVLNSSDYVPTYEDKDGDWMLVGDVPWQMFVDSCKRLRIMKGSEAIGLAPRAMEKCKNRS; translated from the exons ATGGACTTGAATCTCAAGGAAACTGAGTTATGTTTGGGGATGCCTGGTGTTGGAGGAGATCACAATATTAAGAAAAGAGGATTTTCTCAAACTGTTGATCTCAAACTCAACCTCGATAATCCTTCTATCAACATCAACAATACTTCTTCCAATCTCAAGCCACCAACTAA gGCTCAAGTGGTGGGGTGGCCACCAGTAAGATCATTCAGAAAGAACATAATGTGTCAAAAAGGGAACAATAATGTAGAAATTAGTGAGAAGGGAGAAAAAACAATAGCATTTGTGAAGGTCTCCATGGATGGTGCACCTTACCTTCGTAAGGTAGATTTAAAGATGTACAAAAGTTACCAACAACTCTCTGATTCTTTGACCAAGATGTTTAGCTCCTTTACTATGG GTAATTATGGGTCCCAAGGAATGATAgattttatgaatgagaggAAACTGATGGATGTCCTCAATAGTTCTGACTATGTACCTACCTATGAAGATAAGGATGGGGACTGGATGCTTGTTGGAGATGTACCTTGGCA GATGTTTGTTGATTCATGCAAGCGTTTACGCATAATGAAAGGATCAGAAGCCATTGGACTTG CACCAAGAGCCATGGAGAAATGCAAGAACAGGAGCTGA